The genomic segment TAGAGCGTGAGGCTTGAGAATCCTCCGTGCGCCCTCATGGCGCGCGGAGGATTTTCCCCATTCGAGAGAGCAGCTCGTCGCTCCAGAGCAAAGGGATCCCTCTGTCCTTCGGCTTGCAGCTCGCTTCACATGCATCCCATAGGCACCGCGTGAGAAGTCCTCTTTCAGCTACGGCGGGAAATGGCCAAGGGTCGTATCGCAGCGAATACGCCCGAAGGGATCCAAGGGCCGATTCAAAACTTTTCGACCTCCCGAAGCCTCAATCCCGGGTGATTGCAGGATCACATTGAGGAAGGGCTTGGAAGGAGATCGCAAAAGCAGAACTCTCCGCGCGTGACGATCTCGCCTTTGGTGAAAGGCACGGGCCTTTGAAAGATCGGCCCGTCGAAGACGAAGGAATGAAACTCGCCGTTCTCCCCGCAGGGATCAACGGACGCAGGGAGGTCGTTCAAAAACTGCTCGTCTACCATGCGTCCGGCGAACGATGCATCCAAGACCTTCAAATCCACGCAGACGATGATGGCTCGAAATCCGGCGGCTAAAAAAGCGCGGACAAGCTCGCGCGTGTCGCGCTTCCAGAGAGGGAAGAGCCCCCGCATTCCGATCCGCGCGAGATTCCGCTCGCGATACTGCCGTATCTCCTCGAGGAAAATATCGCCGAAGAGGACGGTGCGCACGCCCAGCTCCTGATACGCCAGAAGCACCTCTTCCATCCGAGCCTCATATTCGGCATTGCTCGCTTCCGGAGAGAGAAAGACCTCTTGCAACGGCAGGCCGAGAGCGCGCGCTTGCGCAGCCAGGAGCGTCCGACGAACCCCGTGCATGCTCACGCGATCATAGGCTTCGGTCACTGTCGTGAGCAGGGTCAAGATCTCATACGTCCCTGCTTTTTGAACCTCCCACAGAGCCATCGCGCTATCCTTGCCTCCGCTCCAGGAGACGAGCACCTTCTCCTTCATCGTCCGAGTCCTCCATTCTTCTCGCCTCGCGAATCACGCAGGAGTATACTCCACAGCCGAGAACGAGGGAATTTGTGGAACCGAGGGAATAGCCCCGCGTGAATGATGACATGGATGGCGCGAATTTCCGCAAGGAGGGCACGGGCCATGACCAACAACGGATTTCGCCGATTGCCGAAAGGCATATCTATTGGGCTCCTCGCGCTTCTTCTCATTGGCGCCGAGGTTCCGTCCCCTCTGGGACGGAGCATCGCTTCTCCCT from the Blastocatellia bacterium genome contains:
- a CDS encoding diphthine--ammonia ligase; the protein is MKEKVLVSWSGGKDSAMALWEVQKAGTYEILTLLTTVTEAYDRVSMHGVRRTLLAAQARALGLPLQEVFLSPEASNAEYEARMEEVLLAYQELGVRTVLFGDIFLEEIRQYRERNLARIGMRGLFPLWKRDTRELVRAFLAAGFRAIIVCVDLKVLDASFAGRMVDEQFLNDLPASVDPCGENGEFHSFVFDGPIFQRPVPFTKGEIVTRGEFCFCDLLPSPSSM